A genome region from Anastrepha obliqua isolate idAnaObli1 chromosome 4, idAnaObli1_1.0, whole genome shotgun sequence includes the following:
- the LOC129243654 gene encoding protein lethal(2)essential for life, which translates to MSVVPLMFRDWWDDFEFPTRTSRLLDQHFGTGLKRDDLLSSVWSSRPTMLRSGYLRPWHHSPTSLQKQESGSTLNIGKEKFEIILDVQQFTPNEITVKVTDSFVLVEGKHEERQDEHGFVSRQFSRRYMLPSDVNPDNVASSLSSDGLLTITAPLKKEPPPVTERVVPIAQTGPSSKEDNAKKIETSTA; encoded by the exons ATGTCAGTAGTGCCACTCATGTTCCGTGACTGGTGGGATGATTTTGAATTTCCAACGCGCACCTCGCGCCTCTTGGACCAACATTTCGGCACTGGACTGAA aCGTGATGATCTTCTCTCATCCGTTTGGAGTTCGCGGCCTACAATGTTGCGTTCCGGTTACCTGCGTCCCTGGCACCATTCACCCACCAGCCTGCAAAAACAGGAATCTGGTTCGacattgaatattggcaaagaAAAATTCGAAATCATTTTGGATGTGCAACAATTCACTCCCAATGAGATCACAGTCAAGGTGACAGACAGTTTTGTGCTCGTCGAGGGTAAACATGAGGAACGACAGGATGAGCACGGTTTCGTGTCCAGACAATTCTCCAGGCGTTATATGTTGCCTA GTGACGTCAACCCCGACAATGTGGCATCATCACTCTCCTCCGATGGTCTGCTGACCATCACTGCTCCCCTGAAGAAGGAGCCACCACCAGTCACCGAACGTGTGGTGCCCATCGCACAAACTGGTCCGTCCTCGAAGGAAGAtaatgccaaaaaaattgagaCTAGCACCGCCTAA